In a single window of the uncultured Dysgonomonas sp. genome:
- a CDS encoding MFS transporter, giving the protein MTEILRQKLSDSKAARFTVLGVVALTMFCGYFITDVMAPLKPLLESEFGWQSSDYGFFTSAYGWFNVFLLMLIFGGIILDKMGVRFTGLGACILMVAGCSLKYYSVAYGSTFEGTLLGVNSQVMLASIGFAIFGMGVEIAGITVTKVIVRWFKGHEMALAMGLQVSVARIGTTLALSAAFPMAKYFGNISAPILFGLVLLCVGLISYLVFCVMDKKLDKSLTETNEEPSEPFKVSDILFIVKNKGFWLIAFLCVLFYSAVFPFLKYAVDLMINKYNVEPEFAGNIPAILPFGAILLTPLFGGIYDKKGKGATIMIIGALLLIVVHSLFAAPILNVWWFATALMVLLGIGFSLVPSAMWPSVPKIIPENKLGTAYALIFWVQNWGLMGVPYVIGIVLEKYCITGQRIVDGKTVNLYDYTLPMIIFTCFGILALIVAFLLKREDKKKGYGLELPNIKK; this is encoded by the coding sequence ATGACCGAAATACTAAGACAAAAACTAAGCGACTCGAAGGCAGCCCGATTTACTGTTCTGGGTGTTGTAGCGCTAACCATGTTTTGCGGCTACTTCATAACAGATGTTATGGCTCCGTTGAAACCTTTACTGGAAAGTGAATTTGGATGGCAAAGTTCCGATTACGGATTTTTTACCAGTGCTTATGGCTGGTTCAATGTATTTCTTCTTATGCTTATTTTTGGAGGGATTATTCTCGATAAAATGGGTGTTCGTTTTACAGGCTTAGGTGCATGTATTCTGATGGTTGCAGGATGCTCGTTGAAATATTACTCCGTTGCTTACGGCTCTACTTTCGAGGGAACTCTTTTAGGTGTAAACTCACAGGTTATGCTCGCCAGTATCGGATTCGCTATTTTTGGTATGGGTGTTGAAATTGCCGGCATTACAGTAACGAAAGTTATTGTAAGATGGTTTAAAGGACATGAAATGGCTCTGGCTATGGGGTTGCAAGTCTCGGTTGCCCGTATTGGTACAACACTGGCTTTGTCGGCTGCATTTCCAATGGCAAAATACTTCGGTAATATCTCTGCTCCTATATTATTCGGATTGGTTTTGCTTTGCGTAGGGCTGATTTCTTATCTTGTGTTCTGTGTTATGGATAAGAAACTTGATAAATCTCTCACTGAGACAAATGAAGAGCCGTCAGAACCATTTAAAGTATCGGATATTCTCTTCATCGTCAAAAATAAAGGTTTTTGGTTGATTGCCTTTTTATGTGTATTGTTCTATTCAGCTGTATTTCCATTTTTGAAATATGCAGTGGATTTAATGATTAATAAATATAATGTAGAACCTGAATTTGCTGGTAATATTCCAGCAATACTTCCTTTCGGAGCAATACTTCTTACTCCGCTTTTTGGTGGGATATATGATAAAAAAGGTAAGGGTGCTACTATTATGATTATCGGGGCATTATTATTGATTGTGGTGCATTCTTTATTTGCTGCTCCCATCCTTAATGTATGGTGGTTTGCTACGGCCCTGATGGTGCTTCTGGGAATTGGTTTTTCTTTGGTTCCTTCGGCGATGTGGCCTTCTGTACCGAAAATTATCCCTGAAAATAAATTAGGAACAGCGTATGCTCTTATTTTCTGGGTTCAGAACTGGGGGTTGATGGGTGTTCCGTATGTGATAGGCATTGTGTTGGAAAAATATTGCATTACAGGTCAGCGTATAGTTGATGGAAAAACAGTAAATCTGTATGACTACACTCTCCCCATGATTATCTTCACCTGCTTCGGAATACTCGCCCTCATAGTCGCTTTCCTGCTGAAACGCGAGGACAAGAAAAAAGGCTACGGGCTGGAATTACCAAACATAAAGAAATAA
- a CDS encoding peptide MFS transporter, which translates to MTPEIETTPKGLYLIFATEMWERFSYYGMRALFVLYMTKALLFDKAYGAQVYGSYTGLVYLTPLIGGYIADRYWGNRRSIIAGALLMAMGQFLMFLSGCYFENVELATTLMFSGLGFLIFGNGFFKPNISTMVGQLYKPDDKRKDSAYTIFYMGVNTGSFFAPIVCGVLGDTGHPADFKWGFLAACIGMLLGVVVFIFLKDKYLRTPEGDAIGVIPNSRDTRRMEAEKKPEGDTPVAAEGKSTIKLAIIWSAVWIGLFVLLYTVLNTDIIGSIIFSLAIAAPGYVISDPSLTKIERSRIWVIYIIAFFVIFFWSAFEQAGASLTYFAEEQTDRYVELFDWTIPTSYFQSVNAVAIIIFAPVFVAIWTKLSKKGKEPASPYKQSIGLFLLAIGYLIIAFGVKGLAPGIKVSMLWLISLYTIHTFGELCLSPIGLSMVNKLAPIRFASLLMAIWYMSTSAANKFSGTLSSYYPEPLIELAAVQSVEKENTLTLLPEEFEKDITEKDGAKVIPFDRIMFYKIKNKTLKAEIQNSLEKQQLENPKVFMGYRISNLYDFFMLFVFMAGAASVILFFLSKRLMKMMHGIK; encoded by the coding sequence ATGACTCCCGAAATAGAAACAACTCCAAAAGGACTATACCTGATCTTCGCCACCGAAATGTGGGAACGGTTCAGCTATTATGGAATGAGGGCTCTCTTTGTACTGTATATGACAAAGGCGCTGCTTTTCGATAAAGCGTATGGTGCGCAGGTCTACGGCAGCTATACAGGCCTTGTATACCTCACTCCGCTGATTGGCGGATATATCGCCGATCGCTATTGGGGAAACCGCCGCTCCATCATCGCGGGTGCGTTACTCATGGCAATGGGACAATTCCTTATGTTTCTTTCCGGCTGTTATTTCGAGAATGTGGAGTTGGCTACCACACTGATGTTTTCGGGGTTGGGATTCCTTATATTCGGCAATGGCTTCTTCAAACCTAATATTTCCACCATGGTGGGGCAATTGTACAAGCCGGATGATAAACGGAAGGACTCGGCCTATACGATTTTCTATATGGGAGTGAATACCGGATCGTTCTTTGCACCCATTGTTTGTGGTGTCTTGGGAGATACGGGACATCCGGCCGACTTTAAGTGGGGATTCCTTGCCGCCTGCATCGGTATGTTGCTCGGTGTTGTTGTTTTTATATTCTTAAAAGATAAATACCTCCGAACCCCGGAGGGAGATGCGATAGGTGTCATTCCTAATAGCCGTGACACACGACGTATGGAAGCAGAGAAGAAACCCGAAGGGGACACTCCGGTAGCCGCAGAGGGTAAGTCAACAATCAAACTGGCCATTATATGGAGCGCTGTCTGGATTGGTTTATTTGTTTTGCTTTATACGGTGCTGAATACCGATATCATCGGATCTATTATATTCTCTCTCGCTATTGCGGCACCCGGATATGTAATATCGGACCCGTCACTGACCAAAATAGAGAGGTCGCGTATCTGGGTAATTTATATTATCGCCTTTTTTGTGATATTCTTCTGGTCGGCATTCGAGCAGGCCGGGGCATCGTTGACCTATTTTGCAGAAGAGCAGACCGACAGGTATGTGGAGTTGTTTGACTGGACTATACCGACATCTTATTTTCAGTCGGTGAATGCTGTCGCCATTATCATCTTCGCACCTGTCTTTGTCGCTATCTGGACAAAGCTGAGCAAGAAAGGGAAAGAGCCTGCCTCCCCTTATAAACAATCAATAGGCTTGTTTCTGCTGGCAATCGGCTACCTGATTATCGCCTTTGGTGTGAAAGGTCTTGCTCCGGGTATAAAAGTGAGCATGCTCTGGCTGATAAGCCTTTACACCATACATACATTCGGCGAACTCTGTTTATCCCCGATAGGATTGTCGATGGTGAATAAGCTGGCCCCGATACGGTTTGCCTCTCTGCTGATGGCTATCTGGTATATGAGTACATCGGCTGCCAATAAATTTTCGGGCACATTGAGCAGCTATTATCCCGAGCCGCTTATCGAACTGGCGGCAGTGCAATCGGTGGAAAAAGAAAATACCTTAACCTTGTTACCCGAAGAATTTGAGAAGGATATTACCGAAAAAGACGGGGCAAAAGTCATTCCTTTCGACCGGATAATGTTCTATAAAATAAAGAATAAAACCTTGAAGGCTGAAATACAAAATTCATTGGAAAAACAACAGTTGGAGAATCCGAAAGTATTTATGGGATACAGAATCTCTAACCTTTATGATTTCTTCATGCTCTTTGTATTTATGGCGGGGGCGGCGTCAGTCATTCTGTTCTTTTTGTCAAAGCGTTTGATGAAAATGATGCATGGGATAAAATGA
- a CDS encoding DNA-deoxyinosine glycosylase yields the protein MRKIAFEPIVNEKSRVLILGTMPSEESLRKQERYGHKSNQFWKIIFTLFDKPLPDSYAEKNALLEENNIAIWDVIESCEGTGSLDSSIKNEKPNDFKKFFRKYPQIKHIFFTSKKAEEFYRRYVGFDENRAFITLPSPSPANARMTLAEKIEKWQVFIDTVKSIRATEL from the coding sequence ATGAGAAAAATAGCTTTTGAGCCAATAGTCAACGAAAAATCGCGGGTATTAATCCTGGGGACGATGCCCAGCGAAGAGTCTTTGCGTAAACAGGAACGTTACGGGCATAAAAGCAACCAGTTTTGGAAGATCATTTTCACTTTATTTGACAAGCCGTTGCCGGACAGCTATGCAGAAAAAAATGCTTTGCTTGAAGAGAATAATATCGCTATCTGGGATGTTATTGAATCATGCGAAGGAACAGGAAGCCTCGATAGCAGTATTAAGAATGAAAAGCCGAACGATTTCAAAAAGTTTTTCAGGAAATATCCTCAGATCAAACATATCTTTTTTACAAGCAAGAAGGCTGAAGAATTTTATAGAAGATATGTCGGCTTCGATGAAAACAGGGCGTTTATAACACTACCTTCTCCCAGCCCTGCTAATGCACGGATGACGCTTGCCGAAAAGATTGAAAAGTGGCAGGTCTTTATTGATACCGTAAAGTCAATAAGAGCGACGGAGCTATGA